Proteins from a genomic interval of Paenibacillus lentus:
- a CDS encoding Crp/Fnr family transcriptional regulator — translation MITNRRYEVKNNQSCHHHQGYAECVRLVPIFNHLEDRQMDMIAESATTLQLQKGELLFRAGEEDDTLYIINTGKIRIYHLTDSGKEQLVRILNPGDFTGELAIFQPGSVHENYAEALQNTSICLIKQEDLQQYLLEYPQISLRILSEVTMRLKESEKQTTQVAIENVESRLISFLAECVEKETGNSPTITLPMSKKDLASYLGTTPETISRKFTSLEQHRLIVQLPKKQIKILDLDQLLLHAE, via the coding sequence ATGATTACAAATAGGAGGTATGAAGTGAAAAACAATCAAAGTTGTCATCATCACCAAGGATATGCCGAATGCGTTCGTTTAGTTCCAATTTTTAACCATCTAGAAGATCGTCAAATGGATATGATTGCAGAATCAGCCACAACACTTCAATTACAAAAAGGGGAATTGTTATTCCGTGCAGGTGAGGAAGATGATACCTTATATATTATCAATACAGGCAAAATTCGGATTTACCACTTAACTGACTCCGGAAAAGAACAGCTCGTTCGAATTTTAAATCCAGGAGATTTTACAGGTGAGCTCGCCATTTTTCAACCCGGGAGCGTCCATGAGAATTACGCTGAAGCCTTGCAGAACACGTCAATTTGTTTAATTAAACAAGAGGATTTACAGCAATATTTGTTGGAGTATCCGCAGATTTCTTTAAGAATACTGTCAGAGGTTACGATGCGCTTGAAGGAATCTGAGAAGCAAACCACTCAGGTCGCGATTGAAAATGTGGAGTCCCGTCTTATTTCCTTTTTAGCAGAATGTGTTGAGAAGGAGACTGGTAATAGTCCAACGATTACTTTGCCGATGTCTAAAAAGGATTTAGCCTCGTATCTAGGTACAACACCAGAAACAATTAGCCGTAAATTTACTTCTCTTGAACAACATCGATTGATTGTGCAGTTACCGAAAAAGCAAATTAAAATCCTAGATTTGGATCAGTTGCTGCTTCATGCTGAATAA
- a CDS encoding iron-sulfur cluster repair di-iron protein, ric produces the protein MSEQPGTFIDVVTNDFEKLELFTTAITRAHGKTHPEAYEVRELFEAMNQKVREAGNNKPNLDLEFTQLRTITGNYTIPGDVCETYAAVYNMLSKADQSYHS, from the coding sequence ATGTCTGAACAACCAGGAACATTTATCGATGTTGTAACGAACGATTTTGAAAAGCTAGAGTTGTTCACTACTGCTATCACACGTGCCCATGGTAAGACTCACCCAGAAGCATATGAAGTGCGAGAATTATTTGAAGCAATGAATCAAAAAGTTAGAGAAGCGGGAAACAACAAGCCCAACTTGGATCTCGAATTTACTCAGCTACGAACAATCACAGGCAATTACACCATTCCTGGAGATGTATGTGAAACTTATGCAGCCGTATATAATATGTTATCGAAAGCAGATCAATCGTATCATTCTTGA
- a CDS encoding heavy-metal-associated domain-containing protein, with protein sequence MQKAIIQLETLSCPSCMQKIENAVKGLNGIHPDSVNVLFNASKVKVDFDSEAIAIGDIEKAIEDLGYPVLKSKVKSA encoded by the coding sequence ATGCAAAAGGCAATCATTCAACTCGAAACATTATCTTGTCCATCATGTATGCAAAAGATAGAGAATGCAGTAAAAGGATTGAACGGCATCCATCCAGATAGCGTAAATGTATTATTCAATGCAAGTAAAGTAAAAGTAGATTTTGATTCAGAAGCGATAGCTATTGGCGATATCGAAAAAGCCATCGAGGACTTGGGATATCCAGTCCTAAAATCAAAAGTAAAATCTGCCTAA
- a CDS encoding heavy metal translocating P-type ATPase: MQSYIFRKKNQITLISGILILSGLFSHFALENATLFTWSFIIASVFGGAPIAIQAYQALKVKVISIDVLVTIAVIGAFLIQNYEESAIVTFLFLFGSFLEQRTLNKTRSAIKELTEMAPESALKQMENGEFEEVEVDEVDEGDILLVKTGAKVPVDGTVLTGKGHINEASITGESVPVSKTVDSEVFAGTILENGTIQIRADRVGEDTTFGRIIELVEEAQDSKSEAERFIDRFSKYYTPAVLILSLMIGLFSRDIELAITILVLGCPGALVIGVPVSNVAGIGNGARNGVLLKGSEVINDFSKVDTIVFDKTGTLTVGNPEVAEIVFYGANREEVLGYLASVERESDHPLAKAVLQDIGGTTFSTVEETEVVKGGGIVAKVKGHRIAVGNVALMEKENVALNKNVQRDVERFEQNGNSLVLTAVDGELKVLMGIRDQIRPGVKQDLQKLKKLGVKNLVVLSGDNQGTVDLVARELGLTEAHGHMLPEGKSAYIEKMQAEGQIVAFVGDGVNDSPSLALANVGIAMGNGTDVAIETSDVVLMNSDFSRLPHALGLTKSTASNMKQNIFIAVGVVLVLLASVLFSEWMNMSIGMLVHEASILAVILNGMRLLRFRLRGKNQND; this comes from the coding sequence ATGCAAAGCTATATATTTAGGAAGAAAAACCAGATAACGCTCATTAGCGGAATTTTGATTTTGAGCGGTTTGTTTAGTCATTTTGCTTTGGAGAATGCCACTCTTTTCACCTGGTCGTTCATCATTGCTTCTGTTTTCGGGGGGGCTCCCATCGCCATCCAAGCGTATCAAGCATTAAAAGTAAAAGTCATCAGTATTGATGTCTTAGTTACCATCGCCGTCATTGGAGCTTTTTTAATTCAAAACTATGAAGAGTCAGCTATTGTTACCTTCTTATTCTTATTCGGTTCTTTCTTGGAACAACGCACATTGAATAAAACACGATCCGCTATTAAAGAATTAACCGAGATGGCACCAGAAAGTGCCCTGAAACAAATGGAAAACGGAGAGTTTGAAGAGGTAGAGGTTGATGAAGTAGATGAAGGGGATATCTTGCTGGTTAAGACAGGTGCAAAAGTTCCCGTGGATGGAACCGTGTTGACGGGTAAAGGTCACATCAATGAAGCGAGTATCACGGGGGAGTCTGTACCCGTAAGCAAAACTGTGGATTCTGAAGTATTTGCGGGAACGATCTTGGAAAACGGAACGATACAAATTCGAGCTGATCGTGTGGGGGAGGATACAACTTTTGGTAGAATTATCGAATTAGTTGAGGAAGCACAGGATTCTAAATCAGAAGCAGAACGATTTATTGACCGTTTCTCGAAATACTATACTCCTGCTGTTCTAATCCTTTCCTTAATGATTGGGCTGTTCAGCCGTGACATTGAACTGGCTATCACCATTTTGGTATTAGGGTGCCCAGGGGCATTGGTTATCGGAGTGCCCGTATCCAACGTTGCCGGGATCGGAAATGGCGCACGGAATGGTGTACTTTTAAAAGGCAGCGAAGTGATCAATGATTTCAGTAAAGTTGACACGATTGTCTTTGACAAAACCGGAACTTTAACCGTTGGAAACCCTGAGGTAGCCGAAATAGTATTTTACGGTGCGAATAGGGAGGAAGTACTGGGATATTTGGCAAGTGTGGAACGTGAATCGGATCACCCACTGGCAAAAGCAGTTCTACAAGATATTGGCGGGACTACTTTTTCCACGGTAGAAGAAACTGAAGTGGTTAAAGGCGGCGGGATTGTTGCCAAAGTAAAGGGACATCGTATTGCCGTTGGTAACGTAGCATTAATGGAAAAGGAAAATGTAGCACTAAACAAAAATGTCCAGAGAGACGTAGAACGCTTTGAACAGAACGGGAACTCTCTTGTCTTGACCGCGGTTGACGGAGAATTGAAAGTTCTAATGGGTATCCGGGATCAAATCCGTCCAGGTGTCAAACAAGATCTTCAAAAGCTTAAAAAACTAGGCGTGAAAAACCTGGTCGTTCTCTCCGGGGACAACCAAGGAACAGTTGATTTAGTAGCTCGTGAACTTGGGTTGACTGAAGCACATGGTCATATGCTGCCCGAAGGTAAATCAGCTTATATTGAAAAAATGCAGGCAGAAGGTCAAATCGTAGCCTTTGTCGGTGATGGGGTTAATGACAGTCCATCCTTGGCCTTAGCGAATGTCGGGATCGCCATGGGAAACGGAACAGACGTTGCGATTGAAACATCGGATGTAGTCTTAATGAATTCTGACTTCAGTCGGTTGCCACACGCATTAGGCCTGACAAAATCAACTGCAAGTAACATGAAACAAAACATCTTCATTGCGGTAGGTGTGGTACTGGTCCTGCTTGCCAGCGTATTATTCAGTGAGTGGATGAACATGTCGATTGGGATGTTGGTTCACGAAGCAAGTATCTTGGCGGTGATCTTGAATGGTATGAGATTGTTGAGATTTCGTTTGAGAGGAAAAAATCAAAATGATTAA
- a CDS encoding EcsC family protein, which produces MKYEHKIRRELADWEQKMFKPPGWLEKTSKTIGNRINQFIPPKVHDIITTTIRSIVRTALFGAEYTPSRAVKNSPELESADQEAKELFTLYQKIAVAEGAGTGAGGIVLSMVDFPALIAIKMKFLFELAHVYGYDTKHFSERVFILKVFQMTFSGPENRARLLSAIKNWHNEKEQWLSDAEYSHNMDWETFQIEYRDAMDFRKMLQMLPGVGAFAGAWANYTILEELREFAMNAYRLRRLHDDFEVMGQSSP; this is translated from the coding sequence ATGAAATACGAACATAAAATACGGAGAGAACTTGCCGACTGGGAACAAAAGATGTTCAAACCGCCGGGATGGCTAGAGAAAACATCGAAAACCATCGGAAATCGAATAAACCAGTTCATTCCCCCGAAGGTACACGACATCATTACGACCACCATCCGGTCGATCGTGCGCACGGCCTTGTTCGGCGCGGAATATACGCCTAGCCGTGCGGTAAAAAATTCTCCTGAACTCGAGTCTGCCGATCAGGAAGCGAAGGAGTTGTTTACGCTGTACCAAAAAATCGCGGTTGCCGAAGGTGCCGGCACTGGAGCAGGCGGCATTGTCCTCAGTATGGTAGACTTTCCGGCTTTAATTGCGATTAAGATGAAATTTTTGTTCGAGCTAGCGCATGTTTATGGCTATGATACCAAACACTTTTCCGAGCGGGTGTTCATTCTTAAAGTATTTCAAATGACGTTTTCGGGGCCGGAAAATCGTGCCAGGCTGCTCTCCGCCATTAAGAATTGGCATAATGAAAAGGAACAGTGGCTCTCCGACGCCGAATACTCACACAATATGGACTGGGAGACATTCCAAATCGAATATCGTGACGCCATGGACTTCAGAAAAATGCTGCAGATGCTGCCTGGGGTCGGGGCTTTCGCAGGCGCATGGGCGAATTACACCATTCTTGAGGAGCTGCGCGAATTTGCTATGAACGCATATCGGCTGCGCAGATTGCACGATGATTTCGAGGTTATGGGACAGTCTTCTCCCTAG
- a CDS encoding CueP family metal-binding protein has product MRKYMFLISIISIIVLSGCVSQQSANNKVPMKSDVDIKQLVSDYSKGNIEDQSASINSTHLIVTNQDNSQLTFALPKDEFFVSIAPYLEQTHPCATHSLTGCRGELINEEFDIYIEDSEGNVIRDEKLMSNSSGFIDLWLPRNKEFRISICQNEKSVESKFSTFESDDTCITTMQLI; this is encoded by the coding sequence ATGAGAAAATATATGTTCTTGATTAGTATTATTTCAATTATTGTGCTAAGTGGATGTGTAAGCCAACAGTCTGCCAATAACAAAGTACCTATGAAAAGTGACGTGGATATTAAACAGTTGGTTAGTGATTATAGTAAAGGCAATATAGAAGACCAATCTGCTTCCATTAATTCAACGCATCTAATAGTTACAAACCAGGACAATAGTCAGTTAACCTTTGCGCTGCCGAAAGACGAGTTCTTTGTTTCTATTGCCCCATACCTTGAACAAACACATCCTTGTGCCACCCATAGCTTGACTGGCTGCCGAGGAGAACTGATAAATGAAGAGTTTGATATCTATATAGAAGATAGCGAAGGAAACGTTATACGAGACGAAAAATTAATGTCAAATTCCAGTGGGTTTATTGATTTATGGCTGCCAAGAAATAAAGAATTTCGCATATCAATTTGCCAAAATGAGAAGTCTGTGGAATCCAAGTTTTCAACGTTTGAAAGTGATGACACATGCATTACTACCATGCAGTTGATATAA
- a CDS encoding IS110 family transposase — protein sequence MSPMLIGIDVSLRSHHVQFMDGDGRSLASFAVPNDQTGADTLIHKMLDTASKEKLEHLHIGMEATSNLGWHLAHYLKNELQSYEPNVKSQVFVLNARKVARFKKGYDTLPKNDRIDAWVIADHLRFGRLPHEMKDIIQYEALQRLTRTRFHLMKNIKRDKTYFLNQVFLKFSGMRQDNPFSNTFGNTSLAVIQELEPDQIMAMSMEELIDFLQDKGKNRFENPEEIAAYLKKLARSSYRLDKAMADPVNISLATTLSVIQHLESEVKKLDKEIAKIMKGVPQTLTSVKGIGPVFAAGIIAEIGGIERFDNHADLAKYAGLVWSQNQSGEFEAEETSRMRTGNKYLRYYLVQAADSVRKHDLEYGAFYKKKYDEVPKHKHKRALVLSARKLVRLVFMLLKTNKMYTPPERRNH from the coding sequence ATGTCACCAATGCTGATTGGTATAGACGTAAGCTTACGTTCCCACCATGTACAGTTCATGGATGGAGACGGAAGATCGCTCGCTTCTTTTGCCGTACCTAACGATCAAACCGGGGCGGATACCCTGATTCACAAGATGTTAGACACCGCGAGCAAAGAAAAGCTAGAGCATCTTCACATTGGGATGGAGGCCACATCAAATCTAGGTTGGCATCTTGCCCATTATCTAAAGAATGAGTTACAAAGTTACGAACCGAACGTGAAGTCCCAAGTTTTCGTCTTAAATGCAAGGAAGGTGGCGCGTTTCAAAAAGGGGTACGACACCCTTCCGAAGAACGATCGCATCGATGCCTGGGTGATTGCAGACCATCTGCGATTTGGACGACTGCCCCATGAGATGAAAGATATCATCCAATATGAAGCCTTGCAGCGCCTCACCCGCACGCGATTTCACTTGATGAAGAACATTAAACGCGACAAGACCTATTTCCTAAATCAGGTCTTTTTGAAGTTCAGCGGGATGCGTCAGGACAACCCGTTCTCCAATACGTTCGGAAACACCAGTCTGGCGGTCATCCAAGAACTCGAGCCGGACCAAATCATGGCGATGTCCATGGAAGAACTCATTGATTTCTTACAAGATAAAGGCAAGAACCGCTTTGAGAATCCGGAGGAGATCGCGGCTTACTTAAAGAAACTTGCCCGCTCTTCCTATCGGCTTGATAAAGCCATGGCCGATCCGGTGAATATTTCTTTAGCTACAACACTCAGCGTAATCCAGCACTTGGAGTCTGAAGTGAAGAAGTTAGACAAAGAGATCGCCAAGATCATGAAGGGTGTTCCACAAACCCTCACCTCCGTGAAAGGGATTGGCCCTGTGTTCGCGGCTGGCATCATTGCGGAGATCGGCGGTATTGAACGATTTGATAATCACGCTGACCTAGCCAAGTATGCCGGGCTCGTATGGAGCCAAAACCAATCCGGTGAATTCGAAGCGGAAGAAACTTCTCGCATGCGCACCGGCAACAAGTATCTCCGTTATTATCTCGTTCAGGCCGCGGACTCCGTCCGTAAGCACGACTTAGAGTACGGAGCATTTTACAAAAAGAAGTACGATGAAGTCCCTAAGCATAAGCACAAAAGAGCACTCGTCCTTTCTGCACGAAAATTGGTACGGTTGGTATTCATGCTACTGAAGACCAACAAAATGTACACACCACCCGAGAGGAGGAACCACTAA
- a CDS encoding family 43 glycosylhydrolase, giving the protein MTLIKNPIIPGMAPDPSIIRVDDVYYIATSTFHWNPGIQIYKSTDLANWELINCVLKNGEVNLRGTPTPAGIWAPHLSYNPSTKKYWLAYSHMLNMAGCEFNSDSYAMWAEDINGPWSDPIYITSIGFDPAIFHDEDGKHYVSILEWETRQGYQAPGHIVIAEFNLDHGEIVGNWHRVTQGFTTRGCAEAPQIYKYNGYYYLIIAAGGTGYAHGVEIGRSKNIFGPYEPHPSKEPIITSSPRHLFSLGDPDAGHFEMYNPNSIMQKAGHGSLVQTQTGEWYIAHLMSRPIEGTLLNPLGRETSIQKMKWTEDGWLEMKDGSNLAKMEVEGMKGVQLSPKLSHDVHDHFTNENYSVHFMTPRIIFLEAHFKPISS; this is encoded by the coding sequence ATGACATTAATTAAAAATCCTATTATACCTGGAATGGCACCTGATCCATCAATTATTCGGGTTGATGATGTTTACTATATCGCAACATCTACTTTTCATTGGAACCCCGGTATACAAATTTATAAGTCAACGGATTTAGCGAATTGGGAGCTCATCAATTGCGTACTTAAAAATGGTGAAGTCAATTTACGGGGAACGCCTACACCGGCTGGGATTTGGGCGCCACACTTATCTTATAACCCATCCACCAAGAAATACTGGTTAGCATATTCTCACATGTTAAATATGGCAGGTTGTGAATTTAACTCAGATTCCTATGCCATGTGGGCAGAAGACATCAATGGTCCTTGGTCTGATCCCATTTATATAACATCCATCGGTTTCGACCCAGCCATTTTTCATGATGAGGATGGAAAACATTATGTCTCCATCCTTGAATGGGAAACGCGTCAAGGGTATCAAGCGCCTGGACATATTGTAATTGCTGAGTTTAATTTAGACCACGGTGAGATCGTTGGTAACTGGCACCGGGTAACGCAAGGCTTTACCACCCGTGGATGTGCTGAAGCTCCACAAATATATAAATATAATGGATATTACTATCTTATTATAGCTGCTGGCGGTACAGGCTATGCGCATGGGGTAGAGATCGGACGTTCGAAGAATATTTTTGGCCCATATGAACCGCATCCATCCAAAGAACCGATTATTACATCTTCACCACGACACCTTTTTTCACTTGGTGATCCTGATGCGGGACATTTTGAAATGTATAATCCAAATTCAATCATGCAAAAAGCAGGTCATGGTTCATTAGTTCAAACACAAACAGGCGAATGGTATATAGCTCATCTCATGTCGCGCCCGATTGAGGGAACTCTCCTAAATCCATTAGGACGCGAAACATCGATTCAAAAAATGAAGTGGACGGAAGACGGTTGGCTGGAAATGAAAGATGGATCAAATTTGGCCAAAATGGAAGTTGAGGGTATGAAGGGAGTCCAATTATCTCCTAAATTATCTCATGATGTACATGATCATTTTACAAATGAAAACTATAGCGTACACTTTATGACTCCTCGTATAATATTTTTAGAAGCTCATTTTAAGCCAATTTCCAGTTGA
- a CDS encoding AraC family transcriptional regulator produces MDIKGFIGSTTQLLPRIDWNIRFFGAHKQTVDSSWSMTKEFHHAFEILIVLDGAQETFIENEQFILKKDDILLIPPGFEHTNQCISSESMTYFCAHFDIDEPSLRMKIMRNCDWVYTPLNPYYSRLRECITKWIGILDEPEILFSKAKLRAQVVLFQLLEVLVDIQPVNTNIRTNQSMTTAKYAKEIADAIKWTFKKNLIENRGNVDYTVHIQPIIASLGISPNYGLEVFQKIYHMSPRKYLSDLKLQEAKILLQQPELSLNEIANRLGYKNLSHFSRQFKRWTGINPSDYRKKTNL; encoded by the coding sequence ATGGATATAAAGGGCTTTATAGGTAGTACAACACAACTTCTTCCCCGTATCGATTGGAATATACGATTTTTTGGAGCGCATAAACAAACAGTTGACTCTAGTTGGTCAATGACTAAGGAATTCCACCATGCTTTTGAAATATTAATTGTGTTAGATGGCGCTCAAGAGACATTTATCGAAAATGAACAATTTATATTAAAAAAGGATGATATTCTCCTTATTCCCCCTGGATTCGAGCATACCAATCAATGTATCTCATCAGAATCTATGACTTATTTTTGTGCGCATTTTGATATAGATGAACCTTCTTTAAGAATGAAGATTATGCGAAACTGCGATTGGGTCTATACCCCTTTAAATCCATACTACAGCAGGTTAAGGGAATGTATTACGAAATGGATCGGAATTTTAGATGAACCAGAAATATTGTTTTCAAAAGCGAAATTAAGAGCACAAGTTGTCCTCTTTCAGTTATTAGAGGTTTTGGTAGATATACAACCAGTAAACACAAATATACGAACAAATCAGTCTATGACTACAGCAAAATATGCTAAAGAAATTGCTGACGCCATAAAGTGGACTTTTAAGAAAAATTTAATTGAGAATAGAGGTAATGTAGATTACACCGTTCACATACAACCTATTATTGCTTCCCTTGGGATCAGCCCCAATTATGGATTAGAAGTCTTTCAAAAAATTTATCATATGTCACCCCGAAAATATTTATCCGATCTAAAATTACAGGAAGCTAAAATTTTGCTTCAACAACCAGAGCTTTCTTTGAATGAGATTGCCAATCGATTGGGTTATAAAAACCTTTCTCACTTTAGCAGGCAATTTAAGAGGTGGACGGGGATAAATCCATCAGATTATCGCAAAAAAACAAACCTTTAA
- a CDS encoding DUF2200 domain-containing protein, whose protein sequence is MTKHRIYTMSFASVYPHYVAKAEKKGRTKADVDEIIRWLTGYSQEDLEAQLENKTDFETFFAEATQMNPSRALIKGVVCGVRVEDIEEPTMQEIRYLDKLIDELAKGKAMEKILRK, encoded by the coding sequence ATGACCAAACATCGTATCTATACAATGAGTTTCGCAAGTGTTTATCCCCATTATGTTGCAAAGGCCGAGAAAAAAGGTCGTACGAAAGCAGATGTCGATGAAATCATCCGTTGGTTGACAGGGTATAGCCAGGAAGACTTGGAAGCGCAACTGGAGAATAAGACAGACTTTGAGACATTCTTTGCGGAGGCTACCCAAATGAATCCTTCGCGGGCTTTAATCAAAGGAGTAGTCTGCGGTGTCCGAGTAGAAGACATTGAGGAACCAACGATGCAAGAAATTCGCTATTTGGATAAGCTGATTGATGAGTTAGCAAAGGGAAAAGCAATGGAGAAGATTTTGCGAAAATAA
- a CDS encoding VOC family protein — translation MRHTYQRRQKQNEDYCTSIFVQDQDKALEFYSEKLGFVKKHDVPTGEFRWITLVSPEDHEGTELLLEPNNHPAAKEYQQKLFAEGIPVTMFGVEDIHAEYGQLMEKGVRFTMEPTKMGDVTIAVFDDTCGNLVQIVQR, via the coding sequence ATACGTCATACCTATCAAAGGAGGCAAAAACAGAATGAAGATTATTGTACCAGTATATTCGTACAAGATCAAGACAAGGCACTGGAGTTTTATTCAGAAAAGCTTGGATTTGTAAAAAAGCATGACGTTCCGACAGGAGAATTTAGGTGGATAACGCTTGTATCTCCCGAGGATCATGAGGGTACCGAGCTTTTACTTGAACCGAATAACCATCCAGCCGCAAAAGAGTATCAACAGAAGTTATTTGCTGAAGGCATCCCAGTAACCATGTTTGGGGTTGAAGATATTCACGCAGAGTACGGACAGTTAATGGAAAAAGGTGTAAGGTTTACGATGGAGCCGACAAAAATGGGTGACGTCACAATAGCTGTCTTCGATGATACATGTGGGAACCTTGTTCAGATCGTGCAGCGGTAA
- a CDS encoding copper amine oxidase N-terminal domain-containing protein, producing the protein MRKWLICTLAIMLSLAAFSPASYASEVRVSVDGRDVQFPDENPYIDQRSNLTMVPLAFVSDKLGAATKWDENLKQITISLNRDTVILVIGDHHALVNGKRVNFEGAAVLKNGRTMVPLRFISEALDANVEWQPKHNLVSIMTSVDHVPKGTWIWDTQIIKQDQEKIISFAKMKGVTAIYLQVDRDIDPAIYEGFIRKAKSEGIVVEALEGRPEWVYKSKQEDIREFITWVKTYNSAVGPESSFTGLHFDIEPYALKEWTKSNKAILESWMDNLRLIEKETKGSGLKITMDVPYWLNTVHIPGKNYSMSAWMLEKFDCLVIMNYRNHALGNNGIVDNAQAMLREASTLKKKIVVAVETVKSTEGPRVSFHSMSNEVMEKELQSAHNQLARYTSYAGFAIHDFKGWQNMK; encoded by the coding sequence ATGAGAAAATGGCTTATATGCACGTTAGCTATCATGCTAAGCTTAGCTGCGTTTAGCCCTGCTAGCTACGCTTCTGAAGTTCGAGTATCTGTGGATGGGCGTGATGTACAATTTCCAGATGAGAACCCCTATATTGACCAGAGATCTAATCTTACAATGGTTCCACTTGCATTCGTATCCGACAAGCTCGGAGCAGCTACGAAATGGGATGAAAATTTAAAACAAATTACGATCTCGCTTAACCGTGACACTGTTATTTTGGTAATTGGTGATCATCATGCACTGGTGAACGGAAAAAGAGTAAACTTTGAAGGGGCGGCCGTGCTCAAAAACGGCAGGACGATGGTTCCGCTGCGTTTTATAAGTGAAGCCCTGGATGCAAATGTGGAGTGGCAGCCCAAGCACAATCTGGTGAGCATTATGACCTCCGTGGATCATGTTCCGAAAGGAACATGGATATGGGATACTCAGATCATCAAACAGGATCAAGAGAAAATTATAAGCTTCGCAAAAATGAAGGGTGTAACAGCTATTTACCTTCAGGTGGATAGAGATATCGATCCAGCGATATATGAGGGCTTTATTCGAAAAGCTAAAAGCGAAGGAATTGTAGTGGAAGCACTTGAAGGGCGTCCCGAATGGGTCTATAAGTCAAAGCAGGAGGATATTCGAGAATTCATCACATGGGTCAAAACTTATAATTCTGCAGTTGGCCCGGAATCAAGCTTTACAGGACTACATTTCGATATTGAACCTTATGCGCTTAAGGAATGGACAAAGAGCAACAAGGCGATTCTTGAGAGCTGGATGGACAATTTGAGACTGATTGAAAAAGAAACCAAAGGCAGCGGCTTGAAAATTACGATGGATGTTCCGTACTGGCTCAATACGGTTCATATCCCCGGGAAAAATTACAGTATGAGCGCATGGATGCTGGAGAAGTTCGACTGTCTCGTCATTATGAACTATCGGAATCATGCGTTGGGCAATAATGGAATTGTCGACAATGCACAGGCCATGCTGAGGGAAGCATCCACGCTGAAGAAGAAAATTGTTGTTGCCGTAGAAACGGTTAAAAGCACAGAGGGCCCCCGGGTCTCATTCCATTCCATGAGCAATGAAGTGATGGAAAAGGAACTTCAGTCCGCCCATAATCAATTGGCACGCTATACAAGTTATGCCGGCTTTGCCATTCACGACTTCAAAGGCTGGCAGAACATGAAATAA